In a genomic window of Deinococcus radiotolerans:
- a CDS encoding eCIS core domain-containing protein has protein sequence MPLPRPGVQRSPAAVPAVPLSTPPGVDGVLSALAHAAHRDGHGTPLAPGELAALRDVLGTSVADVRVIRRPEVAPALRAARADGLTLGDTVFLPHDLPLDRPAGLALAAHEFTHARRARDPLFVPSALTHAAPQAADEEAVALATEHAAFEHTPDPAPPRRAPGLPAPWEPLPTWSGEPSLSSGPRPGAARLPAAPAPRPSSPPPGPGAVPWHAAAADRPAPAPPAKAASRPPEDQAVGRRAPQTAAVDLDQMARDVYARLREQLSQEMRRLN, from the coding sequence ATGCCGCTGCCCCGGCCCGGCGTGCAGCGGAGTCCGGCAGCCGTGCCAGCGGTACCCCTCAGCACTCCGCCCGGCGTGGACGGCGTCCTCTCAGCGCTGGCGCACGCAGCGCACCGCGATGGGCACGGCACGCCCCTGGCGCCGGGTGAACTGGCGGCCCTGCGTGACGTTCTGGGGACCAGTGTCGCGGACGTCCGGGTGATCCGCCGACCCGAGGTGGCCCCGGCGCTGCGCGCGGCCCGCGCGGACGGCCTGACCCTCGGGGACACGGTGTTCCTGCCGCACGACCTGCCCCTTGATCGGCCGGCGGGCCTGGCCCTCGCGGCGCATGAATTCACGCACGCCCGCCGCGCCCGCGACCCGCTGTTCGTTCCTTCGGCCCTCACGCACGCAGCGCCGCAGGCGGCCGATGAGGAAGCCGTCGCGCTGGCCACCGAACACGCCGCCTTCGAGCACACGCCGGACCCGGCGCCGCCCAGACGCGCCCCGGGGCTGCCGGCCCCGTGGGAACCACTCCCCACCTGGTCCGGCGAACCCTCACTGTCCTCCGGTCCACGCCCGGGCGCGGCCCGCCTGCCCGCAGCGCCGGCCCCGCGGCCCTCGTCACCTCCTCCTGGGCCTGGCGCTGTGCCCTGGCATGCTGCCGCTGCGGACCGTCCGGCCCCAGCGCCGCCGGCCAAGGCGGCCAGCCGCCCCCCCGAAGATCAGGCGGTCGGTCGACGCGCCCCGCAAACGGCGGCGGTGGACCTGGATCAGATGGCGCGGGATGTCTACGCGCGCCTGCGGGAACAGCTCAGTCAGGAGATGCGGCGCCTGAACTGA
- a CDS encoding phage tail protein — translation MSRVPRVSATVRGGVARADTPAGQASVRTDSRGVQASHNLSAEAAARRFGLPVPTTPQKAAHQVLSNHRYHVAIDGLEQAAFSEVSGLTIETETMDFIEGGVNDRVLRLPVRSKVGNLTLKRGVVAGQKLLQWHLNIVQGYLDVRNVTITVYQTTGAVLTRFELLQAYPVKWSGPQFAGSGDAVAVETLELAHAGFLQISQ, via the coding sequence ATGAGTCGCGTCCCCCGCGTGAGCGCCACCGTGCGCGGCGGCGTGGCCCGCGCAGACACCCCAGCCGGGCAGGCCAGCGTCCGTACCGACAGCCGCGGCGTGCAGGCCAGCCACAACCTGAGTGCCGAGGCCGCCGCACGCCGCTTCGGGCTGCCCGTCCCCACCACCCCGCAGAAGGCCGCGCATCAGGTGCTCTCCAACCACCGCTACCACGTCGCCATCGACGGCCTGGAACAGGCCGCGTTCAGCGAGGTGAGCGGCCTGACCATCGAGACGGAAACCATGGACTTCATTGAGGGTGGCGTAAACGACCGCGTGCTGCGCCTCCCGGTGCGGTCCAAGGTGGGCAACCTGACCCTGAAGCGCGGCGTGGTCGCCGGGCAGAAGCTCCTACAGTGGCACCTGAACATCGTGCAGGGCTACCTGGACGTCCGCAACGTGACCATCACCGTCTACCAGACGACCGGCGCGGTCCTCACCCGGTTCGAGCTGCTCCAGGCGTACCCCGTCAAGTGGAGCGGCCCGCAGTTCGCCGGGAGCGGCGACGCTGTCGCGGTCGAGACGCTGGAACTCGCGCACGCGGGCTTCCTCCAGATCAGCCAGTAA
- a CDS encoding phage tail protein has protein sequence MTAPTRRDPLVAAYFSVQFDNKVVGAFRECTGLGSESQVVEYRATDEKGRAVLIREPGTMKYNDIVLKRGITNDMDMWGWRQQVEEGKMDEARRSGTITLHNQKGEPVAAWTFERAWPSKLNGPTYDAKSNEVAIEELTITHEGYKRVPVGG, from the coding sequence ATGACCGCACCCACCCGCAGAGATCCGCTCGTCGCCGCCTACTTCAGCGTCCAGTTCGACAACAAAGTTGTCGGCGCCTTCCGCGAATGCACCGGCCTGGGCAGCGAGAGCCAGGTCGTCGAGTACCGCGCCACCGACGAGAAGGGCCGCGCCGTCCTGATCCGCGAACCCGGCACCATGAAGTACAACGACATCGTCCTCAAGCGCGGCATCACCAACGACATGGACATGTGGGGCTGGCGCCAGCAGGTCGAGGAAGGCAAGATGGACGAAGCCCGCCGCAGCGGCACCATCACCCTCCACAACCAGAAAGGCGAGCCCGTCGCCGCCTGGACCTTCGAGCGCGCCTGGCCCAGCAAACTCAACGGCCCCACCTACGACGCCAAGAGCAATGAGGTCGCCATCGAGGAACTGACCATCACGCACGAGGGCTACAAGCGCGTGCCCGTCGGCGGCTGA
- a CDS encoding phage tail sheath family protein: MAEYLSPGVYVEEIQSGPRPIEGISTTTAAFVGFAPSGPANTPVFIANWQQFKEIFGTTDARGEKNPFMDGAYLAQSVYAYFNNGGTRCYVVRLVPAQATQSKRTVEAARPLQLPSRASKAVPSLSIAARDGRQSDIQIEVLPADPIKPGEAPKGKDGKTDPEEGSDGLFTLKVTRNDVTETFPNVSMGKKHTRSVAEVVNKESVLITIEETSSAGPLVERAPEPGAYVLQADSNVIEQGREIRGQDFVGSVDGRSGIESLEIAEEVSMIAVPDLMSAYQAGMINEDGVKSVQRALIDHCERNANRIALLDTPPDLTPQQVVKWRNVDTNFDTSYAAMYYPWVKVEGPDGNPMMVPPSGFVAGIYARNDVERGVHKAPANEIVRGILGPAIQVTKSEQDILNPIGVNCIREFPGMGVRVWGARTLSSNAQWRYVPVRRLFNYVEKSIERGTQWAVFEPNDENLWFRIRRDINSFLTSVWRDGALFGNTPREAFYVKCDTELNPSELRDRGVLQVEIGLAPVKPAEFIVFRFSQHAGGGQ; this comes from the coding sequence CCGGTCTTCATTGCCAACTGGCAGCAGTTCAAGGAGATCTTCGGCACCACCGACGCCCGCGGCGAGAAGAACCCCTTCATGGACGGCGCGTACCTCGCCCAGAGCGTCTACGCCTACTTCAACAACGGCGGCACCCGCTGCTACGTCGTGCGCCTCGTGCCCGCCCAGGCCACCCAGAGCAAGCGCACCGTTGAAGCCGCCCGCCCCCTCCAGCTGCCCAGCCGCGCCAGCAAGGCCGTGCCCAGCCTCAGCATCGCCGCGCGGGACGGCCGCCAGAGCGACATCCAGATCGAGGTGCTGCCCGCCGACCCCATCAAGCCCGGCGAGGCGCCCAAAGGCAAGGACGGCAAGACCGACCCCGAGGAAGGCAGCGACGGCCTGTTCACCCTGAAAGTCACCCGCAACGACGTCACCGAGACCTTCCCGAACGTCAGCATGGGCAAAAAGCACACCCGCAGCGTCGCCGAGGTTGTGAACAAGGAAAGCGTGCTGATCACCATCGAGGAGACCAGCAGCGCCGGCCCCCTCGTCGAGCGCGCCCCGGAACCCGGGGCCTACGTCCTGCAGGCCGACAGCAACGTCATCGAGCAGGGCCGCGAGATCCGTGGTCAGGACTTCGTGGGCAGCGTCGACGGCCGCAGCGGCATCGAGAGCCTGGAAATCGCCGAGGAAGTCAGCATGATCGCCGTGCCTGACCTGATGAGCGCCTACCAGGCCGGCATGATCAACGAGGACGGCGTCAAGAGCGTCCAGCGCGCCCTGATCGACCACTGCGAGCGCAACGCCAACCGCATCGCGCTGCTCGACACCCCGCCCGACCTCACCCCGCAGCAGGTCGTGAAGTGGCGCAACGTCGACACCAACTTCGACACCAGCTACGCCGCCATGTACTACCCCTGGGTAAAGGTCGAAGGTCCGGACGGCAACCCCATGATGGTCCCGCCCAGCGGCTTCGTGGCCGGCATCTACGCCCGCAACGACGTGGAACGCGGCGTGCACAAGGCCCCCGCCAACGAGATCGTGCGCGGCATCCTCGGGCCGGCCATCCAGGTCACCAAGAGCGAGCAGGACATCCTGAACCCCATCGGCGTGAACTGCATCCGCGAGTTCCCCGGCATGGGCGTGCGCGTCTGGGGCGCCCGGACGCTGTCCAGCAACGCCCAGTGGCGCTACGTGCCCGTGCGCCGCCTGTTCAACTACGTCGAGAAGAGCATCGAGCGCGGCACCCAGTGGGCTGTGTTCGAACCCAACGATGAGAACCTGTGGTTCCGCATCCGCCGCGACATCAACTCCTTCCTCACCAGCGTCTGGCGCGACGGCGCGCTGTTCGGCAACACACCCCGCGAGGCCTTCTACGTGAAGTGCGACACCGAACTCAACCCCTCCGAACTCCGCGACCGCGGCGTCCTGCAGGTTGAGATCGGCCTCGCGCCGGTCAAACCGGCCGAGTTCATCGTGTTCCGCTTCAGCCAGCACGCCGGTGGCGGGCAGTAA